One genomic window of Cygnus olor isolate bCygOlo1 chromosome 3, bCygOlo1.pri.v2, whole genome shotgun sequence includes the following:
- the LOC121067138 gene encoding E3 ubiquitin-protein ligase RNF19B-like isoform X3, with the protein MERPAWVPQPLHVLGFCGQKPDVGGETSPDPEQESGDPEEMHVALPVGEDGELVECPLCLLPQPPEAFPTLASCAHRSCQACLEQYLRIAVSESRVQVACPHCPAALQPADVHRLLAEPALRDKYEEFLLRRLLVADPGTRWCPAPDCSYAVIAYGCAECPRLTCGREGCGTEFCYHCRQPWHPDGPCAPAPLTSGLASPSAQLVYPEESANVEAEDIKVCPRCSAFIMKINDGSCNRMNCTVCGCLFCWLCLQEISDVHFLSPSGCTFWGKRPWSRTRKILWQLGMVLGAPMMISLVAGIAVPVITIGLPIYMGRKVLGQSRRSSLSGCQQCFYVTSSVLLSLFVSPIITAVTVVNELWSVLPSPRGVEDGVPDTTTSFPSSRHSPHHRAVRKEQDSQSASTVALTGSMLSEGQDVSYREGITIEVEVAIETVPHPAREQSLCSALSGQSLSGDSLGGTSDRYSVTGIPAE; encoded by the exons ATGGAGCGACCTGCAtgggtgccccagcccctccacgTCCTGGGCTTCTGTGGGCAGAAGCCAGATGTCGGTGGGGAGACGTCACCAGACCCGGAGCAAGAATCGGGGGACCCTGAGGAGATGCATGTCGCACTGCCCGTGGGCGAGGATGGGGAGCTGGTGGAGtgtcccctctgcctgctgccccagcctcctGAGGCCTTTCCCACCCTTGCCTCCTGTGCCCACCGCTCGTGCCAGGCGTGCCTGGAGCAGTACCTGCGCATCGCTGTCAGTGAGAGCCGCGTGCAGGTGGCCTGCCCGCACTGCCCCGCCGCACTGCAGCCTGCCGATGTCCACCGCCTCCTGGCCGAGCCCGCCCTGCGTGACAAGTACGAGGAGTTCCTCCTGCGGCGGCTGCTGGTGGCCGACCCTGGCACCCGCTGGTGTCCTGCGCCAGACTGCAG CTACGCTGTCATTGCCTATGGCTGCGCCGAGTGTCCTCGCCTCACCTGTGGGCGTGAGGGATGTGGCACCGAGTTCTGCTACCACTGCCGTCAGCCCTGGCACCCCGATGGGCCCTGTGCACCAGCACCGCTGACCTCCGGCCTGGCCAGCCCCTCGGCACAGCTAGTTTACCCAGAGGAGTCGGCCAATG TTGAGGCTGAGGACATCAAGGTCTGTCCCCGCTGCAGTGCTTTCATCATGAAGATCAATGATGGGAGCTGCAACCGCATGAACTGCACGGTGTGTGGCTGCCTcttctgctggctctgcctgcaggagatCTCTGACGTGCACTTCCTGAG CCCCTCTGGATGCACCTTCTGGGGGAAAAGGCCTTGGTCACGAACCCGGAAGATCCTGTGGCAGCTGGGCATGGTGCTGGGGGCGCCTATGATGATCTCCCTCGTCGCGGGCATTGCTGTGCCTGTCATTACCATCGGGCTCCCCATCTACATGGGTAGGAAG GTGCTGGGCCAGAGCCGGAGGAGCAGCTTGTCAGGGTGCCAGCAGTGCTTCTACGTCACCAGCAGTGTCCTCCTCTCTCTGTTTGTGTCCCCCATCATAACAGCTGTCACAGTGG TGAATGAGCTGTGGtcagtgctgcccagccccaggggggTCGAGGATGGCGTCCCAGACACAACCACCTCCTTTCCCAGCAGCCGACATAGCCCACACCACAGGGCTGTACGGAAGGAGCAGGACAGCCAGTCAGCCAGCACAGTGGCCCTCACAGGGAGCATGCTAAGTGAGGGCCAGGACGTGTCCTACAG GGAAGGCATCACCATCGAGGTAGAGGTGGCGATTGAAACGGTGCCACATCCTGCCCGAGAGCAGAGCCTATGCAGTGCACTGTCAGGACAGAGTCTCTCTGGAGACTCCCTGGGAGGAACTAGCGACAGGTACAGTGTCACGGGCATCCCAGCGGAGTGA
- the LOC121067138 gene encoding E3 ubiquitin-protein ligase RNF19B-like isoform X2, translating to MHVALPVGEDGELVECPLCLLPQPPEAFPTLASCAHRSCQACLEQYLRIAVSESRVQVACPHCPAALQPADVHRLLAEPALRDKYEEFLLRRLLVADPGTRWCPAPDCSYAVIAYGCAECPRLTCGREGCGTEFCYHCRQPWHPDGPCAPAPLTSGLASPSAQLVYPEESANVEAEDIKVCPRCSAFIMKINDGSCNRMNCTVCGCLFCWLCLQEISDVHFLSPSGCTFWGKRPWSRTRKILWQLGMVLGAPMMISLVAGIAVPVITIGLPIYMGRKVLGQSRRSSLSGCQQCFYVTSSVLLSLFVSPIITAVTVGIGVPLMLTYVYGVVVLSLCRSRSGCGGGRGQPGDLGVVELENLTKLNELWSVLPSPRGVEDGVPDTTTSFPSSRHSPHHRAVRKEQDSQSASTVALTGSMLSEGQDVSYREGITIEVEVAIETVPHPAREQSLCSALSGQSLSGDSLGGTSDRYSVTGIPAE from the exons ATGCATGTCGCACTGCCCGTGGGCGAGGATGGGGAGCTGGTGGAGtgtcccctctgcctgctgccccagcctcctGAGGCCTTTCCCACCCTTGCCTCCTGTGCCCACCGCTCGTGCCAGGCGTGCCTGGAGCAGTACCTGCGCATCGCTGTCAGTGAGAGCCGCGTGCAGGTGGCCTGCCCGCACTGCCCCGCCGCACTGCAGCCTGCCGATGTCCACCGCCTCCTGGCCGAGCCCGCCCTGCGTGACAAGTACGAGGAGTTCCTCCTGCGGCGGCTGCTGGTGGCCGACCCTGGCACCCGCTGGTGTCCTGCGCCAGACTGCAG CTACGCTGTCATTGCCTATGGCTGCGCCGAGTGTCCTCGCCTCACCTGTGGGCGTGAGGGATGTGGCACCGAGTTCTGCTACCACTGCCGTCAGCCCTGGCACCCCGATGGGCCCTGTGCACCAGCACCGCTGACCTCCGGCCTGGCCAGCCCCTCGGCACAGCTAGTTTACCCAGAGGAGTCGGCCAATG TTGAGGCTGAGGACATCAAGGTCTGTCCCCGCTGCAGTGCTTTCATCATGAAGATCAATGATGGGAGCTGCAACCGCATGAACTGCACGGTGTGTGGCTGCCTcttctgctggctctgcctgcaggagatCTCTGACGTGCACTTCCTGAG CCCCTCTGGATGCACCTTCTGGGGGAAAAGGCCTTGGTCACGAACCCGGAAGATCCTGTGGCAGCTGGGCATGGTGCTGGGGGCGCCTATGATGATCTCCCTCGTCGCGGGCATTGCTGTGCCTGTCATTACCATCGGGCTCCCCATCTACATGGGTAGGAAG GTGCTGGGCCAGAGCCGGAGGAGCAGCTTGTCAGGGTGCCAGCAGTGCTTCTACGTCACCAGCAGTGTCCTCCTCTCTCTGTTTGTGTCCCCCATCATAACAGCTGTCACAGTGG GCATTGGCGTGCCCCTGATGCTCACCTATGTCTACGGGGTGGTGGTGCTGTCACTGTGTCGGAGCCGCAGCGGGTGTGGGGGTGGCCGTGGCCAGCCTGGGGACCTTGGTGTGGTGGAACTGGAGAACCTGACCAAGT TGAATGAGCTGTGGtcagtgctgcccagccccaggggggTCGAGGATGGCGTCCCAGACACAACCACCTCCTTTCCCAGCAGCCGACATAGCCCACACCACAGGGCTGTACGGAAGGAGCAGGACAGCCAGTCAGCCAGCACAGTGGCCCTCACAGGGAGCATGCTAAGTGAGGGCCAGGACGTGTCCTACAG GGAAGGCATCACCATCGAGGTAGAGGTGGCGATTGAAACGGTGCCACATCCTGCCCGAGAGCAGAGCCTATGCAGTGCACTGTCAGGACAGAGTCTCTCTGGAGACTCCCTGGGAGGAACTAGCGACAGGTACAGTGTCACGGGCATCCCAGCGGAGTGA
- the LOC121067138 gene encoding E3 ubiquitin-protein ligase RNF19B-like isoform X1, producing the protein MERPAWVPQPLHVLGFCGQKPDVGGETSPDPEQESGDPEEMHVALPVGEDGELVECPLCLLPQPPEAFPTLASCAHRSCQACLEQYLRIAVSESRVQVACPHCPAALQPADVHRLLAEPALRDKYEEFLLRRLLVADPGTRWCPAPDCSYAVIAYGCAECPRLTCGREGCGTEFCYHCRQPWHPDGPCAPAPLTSGLASPSAQLVYPEESANVEAEDIKVCPRCSAFIMKINDGSCNRMNCTVCGCLFCWLCLQEISDVHFLSPSGCTFWGKRPWSRTRKILWQLGMVLGAPMMISLVAGIAVPVITIGLPIYMGRKVLGQSRRSSLSGCQQCFYVTSSVLLSLFVSPIITAVTVGIGVPLMLTYVYGVVVLSLCRSRSGCGGGRGQPGDLGVVELENLTKLNELWSVLPSPRGVEDGVPDTTTSFPSSRHSPHHRAVRKEQDSQSASTVALTGSMLSEGQDVSYREGITIEVEVAIETVPHPAREQSLCSALSGQSLSGDSLGGTSDRYSVTGIPAE; encoded by the exons ATGGAGCGACCTGCAtgggtgccccagcccctccacgTCCTGGGCTTCTGTGGGCAGAAGCCAGATGTCGGTGGGGAGACGTCACCAGACCCGGAGCAAGAATCGGGGGACCCTGAGGAGATGCATGTCGCACTGCCCGTGGGCGAGGATGGGGAGCTGGTGGAGtgtcccctctgcctgctgccccagcctcctGAGGCCTTTCCCACCCTTGCCTCCTGTGCCCACCGCTCGTGCCAGGCGTGCCTGGAGCAGTACCTGCGCATCGCTGTCAGTGAGAGCCGCGTGCAGGTGGCCTGCCCGCACTGCCCCGCCGCACTGCAGCCTGCCGATGTCCACCGCCTCCTGGCCGAGCCCGCCCTGCGTGACAAGTACGAGGAGTTCCTCCTGCGGCGGCTGCTGGTGGCCGACCCTGGCACCCGCTGGTGTCCTGCGCCAGACTGCAG CTACGCTGTCATTGCCTATGGCTGCGCCGAGTGTCCTCGCCTCACCTGTGGGCGTGAGGGATGTGGCACCGAGTTCTGCTACCACTGCCGTCAGCCCTGGCACCCCGATGGGCCCTGTGCACCAGCACCGCTGACCTCCGGCCTGGCCAGCCCCTCGGCACAGCTAGTTTACCCAGAGGAGTCGGCCAATG TTGAGGCTGAGGACATCAAGGTCTGTCCCCGCTGCAGTGCTTTCATCATGAAGATCAATGATGGGAGCTGCAACCGCATGAACTGCACGGTGTGTGGCTGCCTcttctgctggctctgcctgcaggagatCTCTGACGTGCACTTCCTGAG CCCCTCTGGATGCACCTTCTGGGGGAAAAGGCCTTGGTCACGAACCCGGAAGATCCTGTGGCAGCTGGGCATGGTGCTGGGGGCGCCTATGATGATCTCCCTCGTCGCGGGCATTGCTGTGCCTGTCATTACCATCGGGCTCCCCATCTACATGGGTAGGAAG GTGCTGGGCCAGAGCCGGAGGAGCAGCTTGTCAGGGTGCCAGCAGTGCTTCTACGTCACCAGCAGTGTCCTCCTCTCTCTGTTTGTGTCCCCCATCATAACAGCTGTCACAGTGG GCATTGGCGTGCCCCTGATGCTCACCTATGTCTACGGGGTGGTGGTGCTGTCACTGTGTCGGAGCCGCAGCGGGTGTGGGGGTGGCCGTGGCCAGCCTGGGGACCTTGGTGTGGTGGAACTGGAGAACCTGACCAAGT TGAATGAGCTGTGGtcagtgctgcccagccccaggggggTCGAGGATGGCGTCCCAGACACAACCACCTCCTTTCCCAGCAGCCGACATAGCCCACACCACAGGGCTGTACGGAAGGAGCAGGACAGCCAGTCAGCCAGCACAGTGGCCCTCACAGGGAGCATGCTAAGTGAGGGCCAGGACGTGTCCTACAG GGAAGGCATCACCATCGAGGTAGAGGTGGCGATTGAAACGGTGCCACATCCTGCCCGAGAGCAGAGCCTATGCAGTGCACTGTCAGGACAGAGTCTCTCTGGAGACTCCCTGGGAGGAACTAGCGACAGGTACAGTGTCACGGGCATCCCAGCGGAGTGA
- the LOC121067138 gene encoding E3 ubiquitin-protein ligase RNF19B-like isoform X4, translated as MERPAWVPQPLHVLGFCGQKPDVGGETSPDPEQESGDPEEMHVALPVGEDGELVECPLCLLPQPPEAFPTLASCAHRSCQACLEQYLRIAVSESRVQVACPHCPAALQPADVHRLLAEPALRDKYEEFLLRRLLVADPGTRWCPAPDCSYAVIAYGCAECPRLTCGREGCGTEFCYHCRQPWHPDGPCAPAPLTSGLASPSAQLVYPEESANVEAEDIKVCPRCSAFIMKINDGSCNRMNCTVCGCLFCWLCLQEISDVHFLSPSGCTFWGKRPWSRTRKILWQLGMVLGAPMMISLVAGIAVPVITIGLPIYMGRKVLGQSRRSSLSGCQQCFYVTSSVLLSLFVSPIITAVTVGIGVPLMLTYVYGVVVLSLCRSRSGCGGGRGQPGDLGVVELENLTKCESCTVSCPLACALRGG; from the exons ATGGAGCGACCTGCAtgggtgccccagcccctccacgTCCTGGGCTTCTGTGGGCAGAAGCCAGATGTCGGTGGGGAGACGTCACCAGACCCGGAGCAAGAATCGGGGGACCCTGAGGAGATGCATGTCGCACTGCCCGTGGGCGAGGATGGGGAGCTGGTGGAGtgtcccctctgcctgctgccccagcctcctGAGGCCTTTCCCACCCTTGCCTCCTGTGCCCACCGCTCGTGCCAGGCGTGCCTGGAGCAGTACCTGCGCATCGCTGTCAGTGAGAGCCGCGTGCAGGTGGCCTGCCCGCACTGCCCCGCCGCACTGCAGCCTGCCGATGTCCACCGCCTCCTGGCCGAGCCCGCCCTGCGTGACAAGTACGAGGAGTTCCTCCTGCGGCGGCTGCTGGTGGCCGACCCTGGCACCCGCTGGTGTCCTGCGCCAGACTGCAG CTACGCTGTCATTGCCTATGGCTGCGCCGAGTGTCCTCGCCTCACCTGTGGGCGTGAGGGATGTGGCACCGAGTTCTGCTACCACTGCCGTCAGCCCTGGCACCCCGATGGGCCCTGTGCACCAGCACCGCTGACCTCCGGCCTGGCCAGCCCCTCGGCACAGCTAGTTTACCCAGAGGAGTCGGCCAATG TTGAGGCTGAGGACATCAAGGTCTGTCCCCGCTGCAGTGCTTTCATCATGAAGATCAATGATGGGAGCTGCAACCGCATGAACTGCACGGTGTGTGGCTGCCTcttctgctggctctgcctgcaggagatCTCTGACGTGCACTTCCTGAG CCCCTCTGGATGCACCTTCTGGGGGAAAAGGCCTTGGTCACGAACCCGGAAGATCCTGTGGCAGCTGGGCATGGTGCTGGGGGCGCCTATGATGATCTCCCTCGTCGCGGGCATTGCTGTGCCTGTCATTACCATCGGGCTCCCCATCTACATGGGTAGGAAG GTGCTGGGCCAGAGCCGGAGGAGCAGCTTGTCAGGGTGCCAGCAGTGCTTCTACGTCACCAGCAGTGTCCTCCTCTCTCTGTTTGTGTCCCCCATCATAACAGCTGTCACAGTGG GCATTGGCGTGCCCCTGATGCTCACCTATGTCTACGGGGTGGTGGTGCTGTCACTGTGTCGGAGCCGCAGCGGGTGTGGGGGTGGCCGTGGCCAGCCTGGGGACCTTGGTGTGGTGGAACTGGAGAACCTGACCAAGTGTGAGTCGTGCACTGTCAGCTGTCCCCTGGCCTGTGCCCTCCGTGGTGgg TGA